A single window of Leptospira semungkisensis DNA harbors:
- a CDS encoding glycosyl hydrolase family 18 protein translates to MNIFPMTRVCFTILALISLCPLSAEENGVWKYALGKDLHSKPDKFWEKEFQQGTTICFTGTSISSDSKIQHHAPPTELLVNGNKKGVRWFPLISFSSPKIGEMIFSSPTQRRELIRHLEKFLDQYPIYKGIHLDFEGMPPSAGPHYKDFLVQLHPKIQQKKRILSLALFPQENFIPELAQFHSFVYRQNLADEVVLMAYDYHSPKTKPGPVTDYTWMQKNMNLLLKTYRSDQVWLGIPLYGYFWEKDKDSPRVLTYYKDGKFALDNGKEKQGIYLIRTKTGEGSLILDTSLWSEYAKNLKLRGLAFWRLGF, encoded by the coding sequence ATGAATATCTTTCCAATGACTCGAGTCTGTTTTACCATCTTAGCACTGATTTCTCTATGTCCCTTATCCGCAGAAGAAAACGGCGTTTGGAAATATGCCCTAGGCAAGGACCTGCATAGCAAACCGGATAAGTTCTGGGAGAAGGAATTCCAACAAGGAACGACCATTTGCTTTACGGGAACGAGCATTAGTTCTGATTCCAAAATACAACACCATGCTCCTCCTACCGAGCTTCTGGTAAATGGGAACAAAAAAGGTGTCCGTTGGTTCCCCTTAATCAGCTTCTCCTCGCCTAAGATAGGAGAAATGATCTTCTCTTCTCCTACACAAAGAAGAGAATTGATCCGCCATTTAGAAAAGTTCTTAGATCAATATCCTATTTACAAAGGCATTCATTTGGATTTTGAAGGAATGCCTCCGAGTGCCGGGCCGCATTATAAAGATTTCTTAGTCCAACTTCATCCCAAAATACAACAAAAGAAGAGGATCCTTTCTCTGGCATTATTTCCTCAGGAGAATTTTATACCCGAGTTAGCCCAGTTTCACTCTTTCGTTTATAGGCAAAATCTTGCGGATGAAGTGGTGCTCATGGCGTACGATTATCATTCCCCCAAAACGAAACCTGGACCTGTAACCGATTATACTTGGATGCAGAAGAATATGAATCTTCTTCTAAAAACATACAGATCGGATCAGGTCTGGCTTGGAATTCCTTTGTACGGTTATTTTTGGGAGAAGGATAAAGATTCCCCGAGAGTCCTAACATATTACAAGGACGGCAAATTCGCTTTGGACAACGGAAAGGAAAAACAAGGAATTTATCTGATCCGAACCAAAACAGGAGAAGGAAGCTTAATCCTGGATACTAGTCTCTGGTCAGAATATGCAAAAAATCTAAAGTTAAGAGGGCTCGCTTTCTGGAGATTAGGATTTTGA
- a CDS encoding FecR family protein gives MKSKILSLHLLLCISFIVLGSCSKISQILSPSKSKPGLVVIFVNGGVQVQREGNKIQIKIGDILQRNDEIITNNGSIDLQSSYGHTIRLKSFTRLSIESLHGELNEETSLAVKTGQLLIKANKLSSKESFRVSTPTAIAAVRGTAFSFEVVEGTLPRIKVYEGMVAMTLKSPISKEITAEDIAKNPNLKRFEQFLKENEVIISEKEEAVVKPAYEELIQAILTQVDKKTIEQSINEFQEDVLKKAVSKKNFNISPQEEADLQTLVKVKEELIDSDLEKKEGVEVSSQIQKDQSEKLNQAFDKIESVAKDQNLESEGEIQKYYSVLETVRKVDDTELSGAVVTQVGDTILLHSTEGIFRLNTSQIKYIEYKNFDLVTKKKKK, from the coding sequence ATGAAATCGAAAATCCTTTCCCTCCATCTTCTCCTTTGTATTAGCTTTATAGTCTTAGGATCCTGTTCAAAGATCTCACAGATCTTAAGTCCAAGTAAATCCAAGCCGGGACTGGTAGTCATCTTTGTAAACGGCGGAGTTCAAGTACAAAGAGAAGGCAATAAGATTCAAATCAAGATCGGAGATATCTTACAAAGGAATGATGAGATCATCACCAATAATGGAAGCATCGATTTACAAAGCAGTTATGGCCATACGATCCGATTGAAATCCTTCACTAGACTGAGCATTGAATCCTTGCATGGAGAATTGAACGAAGAGACTTCTCTTGCAGTCAAAACAGGACAATTATTGATCAAGGCAAACAAACTCAGCTCTAAGGAAAGCTTCCGAGTTTCTACTCCTACTGCGATCGCTGCCGTACGAGGAACTGCATTCTCATTCGAAGTAGTAGAGGGAACGCTGCCGAGGATCAAGGTCTATGAGGGAATGGTAGCCATGACTCTGAAATCTCCGATCAGCAAAGAGATTACTGCCGAAGACATCGCCAAAAATCCGAATTTAAAAAGATTCGAACAATTCTTAAAAGAGAACGAAGTAATCATCTCCGAAAAAGAAGAAGCAGTAGTGAAACCAGCTTATGAAGAATTGATCCAAGCCATTCTCACGCAGGTGGACAAGAAAACAATTGAGCAAAGTATAAACGAGTTTCAAGAAGATGTGCTTAAAAAAGCGGTCTCTAAAAAGAACTTCAATATCAGCCCTCAAGAAGAAGCAGATCTCCAAACCCTAGTGAAAGTAAAAGAAGAACTGATCGATTCCGATCTTGAAAAGAAAGAAGGCGTAGAGGTTTCTTCTCAAATCCAAAAGGATCAGTCCGAAAAATTAAACCAAGCTTTCGATAAGATAGAGAGTGTAGCAAAGGACCAAAACTTGGAATCGGAGGGTGAGATCCAAAAGTATTATAGCGTCCTGGAGACGGTCCGCAAGGTGGATGATACGGAACTCAGCGGAGCAGTAGTAACACAAGTAGGTGATACGATTCTACTACATTCTACAGAAGGGATCTTCAGATTGAATACCTCTCAGATCAAATATATTGAATACAAGAACTTTGATCTAGTTACTAAGAAGAAGAAAAAATAA
- the purT gene encoding formate-dependent phosphoribosylglycinamide formyltransferase, translating into MKKKILLLGSGELGKEFVIAAQRLGQYVIAVDSYDGAPAMQVAHEKEVIDMLDGNALDQVVAKHKPDLIVPEIEAIRTERFYEYEKQGYQVVPSAKAANFTMNRKSIRDLAAKTLGLKTAKYEYASTLDELKKAIETIGIPCVIKPLMSSSGKGQSVIKTTEDIEPAWIASQTKGRTGASEIIVEEFIRFESEITLLTVTQKSGRTLFCPPIGHRQERGDYQESWQPTEISETQLQAAQDMADKVTRELSGSGIWGVEFFLATDAVYFSELSPRPHDTGMVTLAGTQNFNEFELHLRAVLGLPIPEIVLVRKGASAVILSETEGNIPNIQGIDKACEMPESDLRIFGKPITKKYRRMGVALTYTNKDESISMLRKRATLIASKIKVN; encoded by the coding sequence ATGAAAAAGAAAATCCTTCTACTAGGCTCGGGAGAGCTAGGCAAAGAATTCGTGATCGCGGCCCAAAGGCTAGGACAGTATGTGATCGCCGTCGACAGTTACGATGGAGCACCGGCCATGCAAGTGGCCCACGAAAAAGAAGTTATAGATATGTTGGATGGCAATGCCCTGGACCAAGTAGTCGCAAAGCATAAGCCGGACTTAATCGTTCCAGAGATCGAAGCAATTCGCACGGAGCGATTTTACGAATATGAAAAGCAAGGATACCAAGTAGTTCCGAGTGCAAAAGCAGCGAATTTCACTATGAATCGAAAGTCGATCCGAGACCTGGCTGCAAAGACTCTCGGATTGAAAACTGCGAAATATGAATACGCTTCCACTTTGGATGAATTGAAGAAAGCGATCGAAACCATCGGGATCCCTTGCGTGATCAAGCCATTGATGTCTTCTTCCGGAAAAGGTCAGTCTGTGATCAAAACTACAGAAGACATAGAGCCCGCTTGGATCGCATCTCAAACGAAAGGAAGAACGGGAGCATCTGAAATCATTGTAGAAGAATTTATCCGATTCGAATCCGAGATCACTCTCTTGACGGTTACCCAAAAGAGCGGCCGCACTTTGTTCTGTCCACCGATTGGTCACAGGCAAGAAAGAGGAGATTATCAAGAGAGCTGGCAACCTACTGAGATCTCAGAGACTCAACTACAGGCTGCACAGGATATGGCGGATAAGGTAACTAGAGAATTAAGCGGCTCTGGGATTTGGGGAGTTGAATTTTTCTTAGCTACAGACGCAGTTTATTTCTCCGAGCTTTCTCCTCGTCCTCATGATACTGGAATGGTTACCTTGGCAGGAACCCAGAACTTCAATGAGTTCGAATTGCATTTGAGAGCAGTACTTGGACTTCCGATACCTGAGATCGTTCTAGTTCGCAAGGGCGCAAGCGCAGTGATCCTTTCCGAGACCGAAGGAAATATCCCGAATATTCAAGGGATCGATAAGGCTTGTGAGATGCCTGAATCGGATCTTAGGATCTTTGGAAAACCTATCACTAAAAAGTATAGAAGAATGGGAGTGGCCCTTACTTATACAAATAAGGACGAATCCATTTCTATGCTACGTAAGAGAGCGACTCTGATCGCCTCGAAAATAAAAGTAAATTAA
- a CDS encoding 1-acyl-sn-glycerol-3-phosphate acyltransferase: protein MIDLEEVPPRFKNIAIFGGGPMGVHLSVSLSEKTENLFLWYFDKKNADRMQKDRTTEFLDDHVPLPNNIQVVSDFEFLSKGSWVIIIAVPSRQTENVVDRISSVLSPDEEHTMVAFTKGLVSTSTRKKTNAVTFSDYVLKVREIKDKLDLEYVAVAGPNLLSEMAKGKHSFFSIASSGERGSEVIEGLFSGPRNHIKTFEDIRSLELVGVMKNPIAIACGILSGIPECGSNFEGELISLGFSEILSLLNALDLPAKPAMEFGLADLITTATSRSSRNRAYGQRFIRKLISGEDSPNLLERIELFFNPKEFIQKEMSQSESHVEGAYSLSTILDLAEEKKVELPLFTTLFEVLTRKVSPTEMIRFVSKSTSDEIRNISRTARKRFGLTLASGKEFQQALRRRVLRHVHSQPGMADRILKQAGLQIKSLEKRYAEAVENEAGTDLFLLPKEIVLWQEAEETYEKKHTRNLERLVEFYVSEIADEYSPFFRESLIHLVAPARFAIGGFKPGGGLPKIGGQIKEIKALASRYDILYTPTHRSHLDSIEVAFGLRWLGLPVPRYAADKKVMATPGLARVLKSLGAYMVDRKRNRNLLYLECLTQYSTMMLEAGIPTLVYPEGTRSRTGGIIPIKTGILSTSVEAFKHTGSEVLVVPIVLSYENVPEDVEFTGKDIHLSFRDFLFKRTEVYMDLCEPIPVSRYIHEDDPTLSISMEISREWQAHHRILPNHLVAKLLMEAGGEISLSDLEKMIAERILTRKGNYLTKDTGEILNRGLKVLQSRKFIRKEDEMIKALDGDLLQYYANMVPDPT, encoded by the coding sequence ATGATTGATTTGGAAGAAGTTCCGCCCCGCTTTAAGAACATAGCAATTTTCGGCGGCGGGCCCATGGGAGTTCATCTTTCCGTGTCTCTTTCGGAAAAGACTGAAAATCTTTTTCTTTGGTACTTTGATAAGAAGAATGCGGATCGCATGCAGAAGGATAGAACTACGGAGTTTTTGGACGATCATGTCCCTCTTCCGAACAATATTCAGGTAGTAAGCGATTTTGAATTTTTATCCAAAGGATCTTGGGTCATTATCATTGCAGTTCCTTCTCGACAGACTGAAAACGTGGTCGATCGAATCTCTTCCGTTCTTTCGCCCGACGAAGAACATACGATGGTCGCGTTTACGAAAGGCCTCGTTTCCACTTCCACCAGAAAGAAAACGAACGCAGTCACATTCTCCGATTATGTTTTAAAAGTCAGAGAGATAAAGGATAAGCTGGATCTTGAATATGTTGCAGTCGCCGGTCCAAATCTTCTTTCTGAAATGGCAAAGGGAAAGCATAGTTTCTTTTCTATTGCATCGTCTGGCGAGAGGGGTTCCGAGGTAATCGAAGGACTTTTTTCAGGCCCTAGAAATCATATTAAAACTTTTGAAGATATCCGTTCCTTAGAACTAGTCGGAGTGATGAAGAATCCGATAGCAATCGCTTGCGGGATCTTGAGTGGGATCCCGGAATGCGGTTCTAATTTTGAAGGAGAGCTAATCAGTTTAGGTTTTTCTGAAATACTTAGTTTATTGAACGCGTTGGATCTTCCTGCAAAACCTGCTATGGAATTCGGATTGGCGGACCTAATCACTACAGCTACATCCAGATCGAGCAGAAACCGCGCTTACGGACAAAGATTTATTCGAAAGCTGATCTCTGGAGAAGATTCTCCAAATCTGTTGGAGAGAATCGAGTTATTCTTCAATCCAAAAGAATTCATCCAAAAGGAAATGAGCCAAAGCGAAAGTCATGTAGAAGGAGCTTATTCTCTCTCTACTATTCTTGATCTGGCGGAAGAGAAGAAAGTCGAACTACCTTTATTTACGACTCTTTTCGAAGTTCTTACTAGAAAGGTTTCTCCTACGGAGATGATCCGTTTCGTTTCTAAATCTACAAGTGATGAGATACGAAATATTTCCCGTACTGCGCGCAAACGTTTTGGATTGACTCTCGCTTCCGGAAAGGAATTCCAACAAGCGCTTAGAAGAAGAGTACTGCGTCATGTTCATTCTCAGCCTGGAATGGCGGATCGTATCTTAAAACAAGCAGGCCTTCAGATCAAATCCTTGGAGAAGAGATACGCTGAAGCGGTGGAGAATGAAGCAGGCACAGATCTTTTTCTTCTTCCGAAAGAGATCGTTCTTTGGCAAGAAGCGGAAGAAACGTATGAAAAGAAACATACTCGGAATTTGGAAAGGTTAGTTGAGTTCTATGTTTCTGAGATTGCAGATGAATACAGTCCTTTCTTCCGTGAATCGCTTATCCATTTAGTAGCTCCCGCGCGTTTTGCGATCGGGGGATTCAAGCCTGGAGGAGGTTTGCCTAAGATCGGAGGACAGATTAAGGAGATCAAAGCGTTAGCTTCCCGTTATGATATTCTTTATACTCCGACTCATAGATCTCATTTGGATTCTATAGAAGTCGCTTTCGGTCTGCGTTGGTTAGGTCTGCCTGTTCCCAGATATGCAGCGGACAAGAAGGTGATGGCAACTCCAGGACTCGCTCGGGTTCTGAAATCGCTCGGCGCCTATATGGTAGATAGAAAAAGGAACAGAAATCTTCTCTATTTAGAATGTCTGACCCAATATTCTACCATGATGTTAGAGGCAGGAATTCCTACATTGGTATATCCAGAAGGCACTCGCTCTAGAACCGGCGGAATTATTCCGATTAAGACCGGAATTCTTTCTACTTCTGTCGAAGCTTTCAAGCATACTGGAAGTGAAGTTCTTGTAGTTCCAATCGTTCTGTCTTACGAAAATGTTCCGGAAGATGTGGAATTTACCGGCAAAGATATTCATTTGTCCTTTAGAGATTTCTTATTTAAGAGAACGGAAGTATATATGGATCTCTGCGAACCTATTCCGGTTTCTCGTTATATCCACGAGGATGATCCAACACTTTCTATCTCCATGGAGATTTCTAGAGAATGGCAGGCGCATCATAGGATCCTGCCGAACCATCTAGTTGCAAAACTTCTAATGGAAGCGGGAGGAGAGATCAGTCTTTCCGATTTGGAGAAGATGATCGCAGAAAGGATACTGACCAGAAAGGGAAATTATCTCACCAAAGATACTGGAGAAATCCTGAACCGAGGACTTAAGGTTCTTCAGTCCAGAAAATTCATCCGGAAAGAAGACGAGATGATCAAGGCCCTTGATGGGGACCTTCTACAATATTATGCGAATATGGTGCCGGACCCGACTTAA
- a CDS encoding LIC13411 family adhesin, whose translation MITKRFYFYSIFLLSFLVIDCSTYWAHRKNDLADVFTAGVETPGYGVGLRIGPLATGFIFQGGESAPGKRDLGTGYGLRGGSYGSYRSQQLVFGFLGGEKFHSLPDTPDPVAPSPKTEPKSSAQDPSSPGFLLLPDSPENEEDPNPTPELANERQNTKSFEIRYLQFYNNPVEERRKAKKVLFFKKFLEHLDPEKKNEAIQTYLTQNPRSKDDYPLGFLFEIELYISVKYGLRLGFNIGEFVDFLLGFTGLDLMEDDL comes from the coding sequence TTGATTACAAAACGGTTTTATTTCTATTCAATCTTTCTTCTCAGCTTCTTAGTGATCGATTGTTCAACTTATTGGGCTCATAGAAAGAACGATCTTGCTGATGTCTTTACCGCAGGAGTAGAGACTCCCGGTTATGGTGTAGGACTTAGGATCGGACCTTTAGCTACCGGATTCATCTTCCAAGGAGGAGAGAGCGCGCCCGGCAAAAGAGATCTTGGAACCGGCTACGGATTACGAGGTGGAAGTTACGGATCTTATAGGTCCCAACAACTCGTGTTCGGATTCTTAGGCGGGGAAAAATTTCATTCTCTTCCAGACACTCCGGATCCTGTGGCGCCTAGTCCAAAGACAGAGCCAAAATCATCAGCTCAGGATCCTAGCTCTCCTGGATTTTTACTATTACCCGATTCTCCCGAAAATGAAGAAGATCCGAATCCTACTCCGGAACTTGCGAATGAGAGACAAAACACTAAAAGTTTTGAGATACGATATTTACAATTTTATAATAATCCTGTAGAAGAAAGAAGGAAGGCTAAGAAGGTCTTATTCTTTAAAAAATTCCTAGAACACTTGGATCCTGAAAAAAAGAACGAAGCGATCCAAACGTATCTGACCCAAAACCCCAGAAGCAAAGATGATTATCCACTGGGTTTCCTCTTCGAAATAGAACTTTATATTTCTGTTAAGTACGGACTCAGATTAGGCTTCAATATCGGCGAATTCGTGGACTTTCTGCTAGGATTTACCGGATTGGATCTGATGGAAGACGATCTTTAA
- a CDS encoding LIC13410 family lipoprotein — translation MKRILSAILFVAVLLIGACSSEEKKSEPAYQPNSDIRTIEASMIKEGDKRIKAEAVLGTPTVEENTQDGSLLEWYMESTTYQKNSYKTLAEKPSRINENTKFIRVIVDKKGVIKKYEYKL, via the coding sequence ATGAAACGAATACTTTCTGCGATTTTATTTGTCGCAGTTCTTCTTATAGGAGCTTGTTCCTCCGAAGAAAAAAAATCCGAGCCGGCATATCAGCCTAATTCGGATATTCGCACTATCGAAGCCAGCATGATCAAAGAAGGAGACAAAAGGATTAAGGCCGAAGCGGTCTTAGGAACTCCTACTGTCGAAGAAAATACCCAAGACGGATCTCTGCTTGAGTGGTATATGGAATCTACCACGTATCAAAAAAATTCGTACAAGACCCTTGCTGAGAAACCTTCTCGCATCAATGAGAACACCAAGTTCATCAGAGTGATCGTTGATAAAAAAGGCGTGATCAAAAAATACGAATACAAGCTTTAA
- a CDS encoding MarR family winged helix-turn-helix transcriptional regulator: MNYESLKLEKQLCFSLYATSRAVTALYRPLLEEMGITYSQYLVLLVLWETDSIPLKEIGDRLFLDSGTLTPLLKKMEKNGFLTRARSEEDERNLVVRLTIKGRNLRKKALCIPERLLESSGLVVEKVVAMKKDLDKLMLHLEEKVRNSA, from the coding sequence TTGAATTACGAATCTCTAAAGTTAGAAAAGCAGCTTTGCTTCTCTCTTTATGCAACTTCCAGGGCGGTAACGGCTTTGTACCGTCCGCTTCTGGAAGAAATGGGCATAACGTATTCTCAGTATTTGGTGTTACTTGTTCTCTGGGAGACGGATTCTATTCCTTTGAAAGAAATAGGAGATCGTCTCTTCTTGGATTCAGGGACCTTGACTCCTTTATTAAAGAAGATGGAAAAGAATGGGTTCTTGACAAGGGCGAGATCCGAAGAGGATGAACGCAATCTTGTTGTCCGACTGACGATCAAAGGCCGCAACCTACGCAAGAAGGCTCTCTGCATTCCGGAACGTTTACTGGAAAGTTCTGGACTAGTGGTAGAGAAGGTGGTCGCTATGAAAAAAGATTTAGACAAACTTATGCTTCATCTGGAGGAAAAAGTAAGAAATTCGGCGTGA
- a CDS encoding glutathione peroxidase, which produces MAQNLYELTATLNNGTEKKLEDYKGKVLLIVNTASQCGFTPQYKGLQEMYEKYKSQGLEILGFPCDQFGHQEPGTDSEIQNFCQVNFGVSFPLFKKIEVNGEGTHPIYQFLKKKAPGLFGKSIKWNFTKFLVDRKGNVIKRFATLTPPEKIDSKILELLST; this is translated from the coding sequence GTGGCTCAGAATTTATACGAACTAACTGCTACTCTAAACAACGGAACCGAAAAAAAATTGGAAGACTATAAGGGAAAAGTTTTACTGATCGTAAACACTGCAAGCCAATGCGGCTTCACTCCTCAATACAAAGGTCTCCAAGAAATGTATGAGAAATACAAGTCCCAAGGATTAGAAATTCTTGGCTTTCCATGCGACCAATTTGGTCACCAAGAGCCTGGAACTGATTCGGAGATTCAAAACTTCTGCCAAGTGAATTTCGGAGTGAGCTTTCCTCTTTTCAAAAAGATCGAAGTGAACGGAGAAGGAACTCACCCTATATATCAATTCTTAAAGAAGAAGGCTCCAGGTCTCTTCGGCAAGTCCATTAAGTGGAACTTTACTAAATTCTTAGTCGATAGAAAGGGAAATGTGATCAAGAGATTTGCAACTCTTACTCCGCCTGAAAAAATTGACAGCAAGATCCTGGAACTCTTATCCACTTGA
- a CDS encoding porin: MKNKCVSVILIAVGFSLPVSETEAEENSIAQKPSKVFTQQTSAGVKNPNEGSTEEKEPSQEPDLKKGDQPSKEKDKSSSSSQNKKENEEEEETFSKSEELNPKKKENAVIPVQFGFFIDGYYNASLNRPDSKELSYTTQATRTNEYNINLAYIDGKVETDKYRGRLALQFGTSVVANYVGEGTTGKTSNEFSIRNMQEAYAGIKLGKSTWLDAGIYFGHLGYESWISHENFVYTRAFSLDYVPYYVSGFRLSGKITNKLSYQLHLDNGYQVVTDNNKDMSGGFRLEYNPRPNIMLRWNTFMGNEQPTAVPKETRYYNNFIAEWKPTHALTFASSFDVAYQERASSQNLVYTPDRSYYVRGDSNAYRQVYVGNLWVAYRFLPDWRIGARLERYLDRDQMIVVTNTKDGFQTGGATGTLDYNPDPAILLRFTYQYRRSMDSIYPYEHNTTSRLDRMFIFSLSLKI, translated from the coding sequence ATGAAAAATAAATGCGTCTCGGTGATCCTCATCGCGGTGGGATTCTCTCTTCCCGTCTCAGAAACGGAAGCAGAAGAGAATTCGATTGCTCAGAAACCGTCCAAGGTCTTTACCCAACAGACTTCGGCGGGGGTCAAAAACCCAAATGAAGGATCGACCGAGGAAAAAGAGCCGAGCCAGGAACCGGATTTGAAGAAAGGAGATCAGCCTTCTAAAGAGAAGGATAAGTCGTCGTCTTCTTCTCAAAATAAAAAAGAGAATGAGGAAGAAGAGGAGACTTTTTCCAAATCGGAAGAATTGAATCCTAAGAAAAAGGAAAACGCGGTCATCCCGGTCCAATTCGGATTTTTCATAGATGGTTATTATAATGCCAGTTTGAATCGCCCCGATTCTAAAGAATTATCTTATACGACGCAAGCAACTAGAACCAACGAGTACAATATCAATCTAGCTTATATAGATGGAAAAGTAGAAACGGATAAATATAGAGGAAGGTTAGCTCTTCAATTCGGGACCTCGGTAGTTGCAAACTATGTGGGAGAAGGTACCACAGGCAAAACTTCCAATGAGTTTTCGATCCGTAATATGCAGGAAGCGTACGCTGGAATTAAGTTGGGCAAGTCTACATGGCTGGATGCTGGGATTTATTTCGGTCATCTAGGATATGAGTCTTGGATCTCTCATGAGAACTTCGTTTATACAAGAGCGTTTTCTCTAGATTACGTACCATATTACGTTTCCGGTTTTCGATTGAGTGGAAAGATTACGAATAAACTCTCCTATCAATTACACTTGGACAATGGATACCAAGTCGTGACGGATAATAATAAGGACATGTCGGGAGGGTTTCGCTTAGAATACAACCCTCGTCCGAATATTATGCTTCGTTGGAATACGTTCATGGGAAATGAGCAGCCAACTGCAGTTCCCAAAGAGACGAGATACTATAATAACTTTATCGCCGAATGGAAGCCGACTCACGCACTTACTTTCGCCTCTTCCTTCGACGTTGCTTACCAAGAAAGAGCGAGCAGTCAGAATCTTGTGTACACTCCGGATCGTTCTTATTATGTGCGAGGCGATAGTAACGCTTACAGACAAGTGTATGTAGGAAACCTTTGGGTCGCGTACAGATTCTTGCCTGATTGGAGAATCGGAGCTCGTTTAGAAAGATACTTGGACAGGGATCAGATGATCGTAGTAACCAATACTAAGGATGGATTCCAAACAGGAGGAGCGACCGGAACCTTGGATTATAATCCTGATCCTGCGATCTTACTTAGATTTACATACCAATACAGACGCTCAATGGATTCTATTTATCCTTACGAACACAATACCACTTCTAGATTGGATCGTATGTTTATCTTTTCTCTATCTCTTAAGATTTGA